The Fictibacillus arsenicus genome contains a region encoding:
- a CDS encoding response regulator translates to MGERILVVDDAAFMRMMIKDILVKNGFDVVGEAADGAQAIEKFEDLKPDLVTMDITMPEMDGITALKEIKKSHPDAKIIMCSAMGQQAMVIDAIQAGAKDFIVKPFAADRVIEAIKKTLG, encoded by the coding sequence ATGGGAGAGCGTATTTTAGTTGTTGATGATGCAGCATTTATGAGAATGATGATTAAAGATATCTTAGTAAAAAATGGTTTTGATGTAGTAGGGGAAGCTGCTGATGGAGCTCAGGCTATTGAAAAATTTGAAGATCTGAAACCTGATCTAGTAACGATGGATATTACAATGCCTGAAATGGACGGGATTACAGCACTAAAAGAAATAAAAAAATCACATCCTGATGCAAAAATCATTATGTGTTCTGCAATGGGACAGCAAGCAATGGTAATTGATGCGATCCAGGCTGGAGCGAAAGATTTTATCGTTAAGCCTTTTGCAGCGGACCGCGTAATCGAAGCTATAAAGAAAACCTTGGGATAA
- a CDS encoding flagellar biosynthetic protein FliO — translation MSKWIICLFAAVCLSFVPHSVQAEGSSQGKSVWDTVNDSEKNDNKGQSKSSESKEPAENESTFFMLVKLIFMLGIVLAILFFVLRFIQKKSVSFQDGKNLQSLGGIGVGQNRSVQLIKTGNSVLVVGVGDTVTLLKEITNEDEVKMMLEQRPAQQVSSVANQLKSRWLYREESSQKADEVSKDQTVNFKNLLASLTNERKEQRKEIQKALEEGKHHE, via the coding sequence ATGTCGAAATGGATTATATGTTTGTTTGCAGCAGTTTGCCTTTCGTTTGTACCTCATAGCGTACAAGCGGAAGGCAGCAGTCAAGGGAAAAGCGTATGGGATACAGTAAATGATTCTGAGAAAAATGATAACAAAGGCCAAAGCAAAAGTTCCGAAAGTAAAGAGCCAGCTGAGAATGAAAGTACATTTTTCATGCTCGTTAAACTTATCTTCATGCTTGGGATCGTCCTTGCAATCTTGTTTTTCGTCTTGCGATTCATTCAAAAGAAATCAGTCAGCTTTCAAGATGGTAAGAATCTTCAATCACTCGGGGGTATAGGGGTCGGCCAAAACCGGTCAGTACAGCTGATAAAGACAGGAAATTCAGTGCTGGTAGTAGGTGTTGGAGATACCGTTACCTTATTAAAAGAAATAACGAATGAAGATGAAGTGAAGATGATGCTGGAACAGCGTCCTGCCCAACAAGTAAGTTCAGTGGCAAATCAGCTGAAATCAAGATGGTTATATCGCGAGGAATCATCACAAAAGGCAGATGAGGTTTCTAAAGATCAAACGGTGAATTTTAAGAATTTACTGGCTTCGCTAACGAACGAAAGAAAAGAACAGCGTAAAGAAATCCAGAAGGCGTTAGAGGAAG